A section of the Paenibacillus aurantius genome encodes:
- a CDS encoding sugar phosphate isomerase/epimerase family protein: MAGGSKLALTFDNNSLDGWQLGMSYNAAKPLDLSSLADNGIRCMELNWRELDIFTPENRRTCTRIVNEARNAGISVWSLHIPFGVEWDLSSLDAQVREAAHGKIAWVIELASEWGIPNAVLHPSYEPIRPEERQSRLEVCRQSLNRLTEQVERLHLTLAIECLPRTCLGHSSTEIRYLLEGNPALNVCCDVNHLFKESPESFIRELGSRIVTTHISDNDGVDEKHWLPGSGVIQWPNVFRSFQETRYRGPMIFEVRNQTAEQVSACWKGLEAIDW; this comes from the coding sequence ATGGCGGGAGGGAGCAAATTGGCTCTAACGTTCGACAATAACAGTCTCGACGGGTGGCAGCTCGGCATGTCTTATAATGCAGCGAAGCCGTTAGATCTGTCCAGTCTTGCCGACAACGGGATCCGCTGTATGGAACTCAATTGGCGGGAGCTGGATATCTTCACTCCGGAGAACAGAAGGACCTGTACGCGGATCGTAAACGAGGCGAGAAACGCGGGGATTTCCGTTTGGTCGCTTCATATCCCGTTCGGTGTGGAATGGGATCTGTCCTCTCTTGATGCGCAAGTCAGGGAGGCGGCCCACGGTAAGATTGCCTGGGTCATAGAACTGGCATCGGAGTGGGGAATTCCCAATGCGGTTCTCCATCCGAGCTATGAACCCATACGGCCGGAGGAACGGCAATCCCGCTTGGAAGTATGCCGCCAGTCTTTGAACCGGCTAACGGAACAAGTCGAACGCCTCCACCTTACGCTGGCGATCGAATGCTTACCGAGAACTTGTCTAGGGCATTCTTCGACCGAAATTCGTTATTTGTTAGAGGGGAATCCGGCACTGAACGTTTGCTGCGACGTCAATCACTTATTTAAGGAATCGCCGGAAAGCTTTATCCGCGAGCTTGGATCACGGATTGTGACGACCCATATTTCTGACAATGACGGGGTTGACGAGAAGCATTGGCTGCCGGGCAGCGGAGTCATCCAGTGGCCGAACGTTTTTCGTTCGTTTCAGGAGACTCGCTATCGCGGACCCATGATTTTCGAAGTGCGGAATCAGACGGCCGAGCAAGTTTCGGCGTGTTGGAAAGGACTGGAAGCCATTGACTGGTGA
- a CDS encoding ABC transporter permease: MPGVVLTFIFHYLPMYGVIIAFKNYNPIKGIWGSDWVGLRNFTELFDSPFFWRAFKNTLILNGYQILFAFPAPIVFALLLNEIRSMMVKRWMQTITYFPHFLSWVVIGGFVVAILSPNTGILTTIQNWLSYEGSQLFLLTDSRAFRAILVISEIWKNVGWGAIIYLAAITGVNPEYYDAAVIDGAGRWKQTLHVTLPAIMPTIIILLVLRIGNMMGSDFEQILVLYSANVYDVGDVLSTYVFRLGLFQGKYSFTTAVGLFQSVIGFTLIMIANRLSRRVGGGLW, encoded by the coding sequence GTGCCAGGGGTCGTTCTCACCTTTATCTTCCACTATTTACCCATGTACGGTGTCATCATTGCCTTCAAAAACTATAATCCGATCAAAGGAATATGGGGCAGTGACTGGGTAGGGCTGCGCAATTTCACCGAGCTGTTCGACTCCCCGTTTTTTTGGAGGGCCTTCAAGAACACGCTCATTCTGAACGGGTATCAAATCTTGTTCGCCTTTCCGGCTCCCATTGTGTTTGCTTTGTTGTTGAATGAGATCCGGTCGATGATGGTGAAGCGATGGATGCAAACCATTACGTATTTTCCGCATTTTCTTTCGTGGGTCGTCATTGGCGGGTTTGTGGTTGCGATCTTATCACCCAACACAGGGATTCTGACAACCATTCAAAACTGGCTAAGCTATGAAGGCAGTCAATTGTTTCTGCTAACGGACTCGCGGGCGTTTCGCGCCATCCTGGTTATCTCGGAGATCTGGAAGAATGTGGGCTGGGGGGCGATTATTTATTTGGCGGCCATCACCGGGGTCAATCCGGAGTATTACGATGCGGCTGTCATTGATGGGGCGGGAAGATGGAAACAAACGCTGCACGTCACGTTACCCGCCATTATGCCGACCATCATTATTTTGCTGGTGCTGAGGATCGGGAACATGATGGGTAGCGATTTCGAGCAGATCCTAGTCCTTTACTCGGCGAATGTTTACGATGTAGGGGACGTTCTCTCCACGTATGTGTTCCGTCTCGGATTATTTCAAGGCAAGTACAGCTTTACGACGGCCGTCGGCTTGTTTCAGTCCGTTATCGGGTTTACGTTAATCATGATCGCAAATCGGTTAAGCCGTAGAGTCGGAGGAGGGCTATGGTGA
- a CDS encoding carbohydrate ABC transporter permease translates to MLLSTGERWFNRFNLLLMLLLALAMLLPFLNVIAKSLSSNSMVMAGEVSLWPKEFNLYAYNLVFKSPMFMRSIQVTVFITLAGTLLTLFVVITSGYALSKKRLLARRTIMLYFLFTMFFSAGMIPGFLNIQRLGIYDTLWALILPGLMNVYYMLLVKSFFEQLPSELEESASLDGCHDIQILTKIFLPISKPIVATIGLFAAVHFWNIYVPAVMYIQSPKLYPLQVLNQMLIFAQSSIDSQHAADQDMHNMFGSENLKMAVIVVSTMPIVIVYPFLQKYFVKGVTLGAIKS, encoded by the coding sequence ATGCTGCTGTCTACCGGGGAAAGATGGTTCAATAGGTTCAATTTGCTCTTGATGCTGTTGCTCGCGTTGGCGATGCTGCTGCCATTCCTGAATGTGATTGCCAAATCGCTTAGCAGCAACTCGATGGTCATGGCGGGAGAAGTAAGCCTTTGGCCCAAAGAGTTCAACTTGTATGCCTATAACCTGGTGTTTAAAAGTCCTATGTTTATGCGTTCCATTCAGGTCACGGTATTCATAACGTTGGCGGGAACGCTGCTTACCCTGTTTGTGGTCATTACAAGCGGGTATGCATTGTCCAAAAAAAGGCTTCTTGCCCGCCGGACGATTATGCTCTACTTTCTGTTCACCATGTTTTTTAGCGCCGGCATGATTCCGGGCTTCCTCAATATTCAAAGGTTGGGCATTTACGATACGCTGTGGGCGCTGATTTTGCCGGGCCTCATGAATGTCTACTACATGTTATTGGTAAAAAGCTTCTTTGAACAGCTGCCGTCCGAGCTGGAAGAATCCGCTTCACTGGACGGGTGCCATGACATTCAGATCTTGACGAAGATCTTCTTGCCCATTTCGAAACCTATCGTGGCGACCATCGGTCTGTTCGCGGCGGTTCATTTCTGGAATATCTATGTTCCGGCCGTCATGTACATTCAATCGCCGAAGCTGTATCCGCTGCAAGTGCTGAATCAGATGCTCATCTTCGCGCAGAGCTCTATTGACAGCCAGCATGCCGCTGATCAAGACATGCATAACATGTTCGGTTCGGAGAACTTAAAAATGGCTGTCATCGTTGTCTCCACGATGCCGATTGTGATTGTGTACCCATTCCTGCAAAAGTATTTTGTTAAAGGCGTTACGTTGGGGGCCATTAAGAGCTAA
- a CDS encoding helix-turn-helix domain-containing protein produces the protein MNRLLLFYPRGKMFFYKLMAGLFLVAVIPTAATVYALHHQFIKSMMDEIGNSNTKLLEQASLNGNMMINEMTYTASALLNDPSVSYFMQTDYTSDAKLFNDLMDKLGTMRSGSRYLSSIYVVFDRFDYVIGTHTTNNAFLLPIQQTTALDETMLHSDYTRFYFYPDEGDRMLYMVRPIQNASYQTVGAIVITVSAAKFKEIFEPIRTSDKDTITILDEKNQTIWCEGNDCSWESLQAVAADPIPGNYRTVKREHQNLVVSRSELSLNKWTLVSLLPAERLTSKISVFGQMSLLIFLLASTVAVMFSFVYGRILYRPLRSLLRRILNNPTVDSAPGGSDEFGIIDQLYHKVLNNKAHLETFLDTNKDLMRNQLLFNVVEGRELNEGAIREKLSLLGGDLPFDYFFAVFIKGFKMEIWDKASYHDSAAGKLSAYMLAEELMEKYALKGLAFEMDSDTVVLLVNSDNQDENRKNHFVKEMKSAMIELVPFPLRIGVGGYVSGWAQIYESCRQARYSLVYHTDVSSDMALPTMQVAFYEKKICYSLANADESGVMQAVDDLISYAKGKSSITWTQNMNMWLQVLSASIKKLEELHVILYQELMQRAVYHELANLESAQDLQSWVKRFYKEIISRLHDLDEKSDTHGKVEMAKTMIGEQYDQELTLESLAGQIGLNPAYFSKLFKDGTGINYVEYVNKLRINKSKELLQRFPHMPLDEVAKKVGYHNTQSFNRFFKKYESCTPGQYRRQLN, from the coding sequence GTGAATCGATTGCTGCTCTTTTATCCAAGAGGAAAAATGTTCTTCTATAAATTGATGGCGGGCTTATTCCTCGTTGCCGTCATTCCGACAGCGGCGACGGTGTATGCGCTGCATCATCAGTTTATCAAGAGCATGATGGACGAAATCGGCAATTCGAATACCAAATTACTGGAACAGGCATCATTGAACGGAAACATGATGATCAATGAAATGACGTATACGGCAAGCGCGCTGCTGAACGATCCCAGCGTGAGTTATTTTATGCAGACGGACTACACCTCCGATGCGAAGTTATTCAACGATCTGATGGATAAACTGGGCACCATGCGGAGCGGGAGCCGGTACCTCTCCTCGATCTATGTAGTGTTTGATCGATTCGACTACGTCATTGGCACCCATACAACGAACAATGCTTTCCTGCTGCCGATTCAGCAAACGACGGCCTTGGACGAAACGATGCTGCACTCGGATTATACCCGATTTTATTTTTATCCCGATGAGGGGGACCGCATGTTGTATATGGTTCGACCGATACAAAATGCTTCCTATCAAACGGTAGGCGCCATTGTAATTACCGTGAGCGCAGCAAAGTTCAAGGAAATTTTTGAACCGATCCGAACGTCCGATAAGGATACGATCACCATACTCGACGAAAAGAACCAAACGATTTGGTGCGAAGGCAACGATTGCAGTTGGGAATCGCTTCAGGCTGTGGCGGCGGACCCCATACCGGGGAACTATCGTACCGTGAAGAGGGAGCATCAGAACCTGGTCGTATCGAGAAGCGAGTTGAGCTTGAATAAATGGACGCTGGTTTCTTTGCTTCCCGCAGAACGTCTAACCAGCAAAATTAGTGTATTCGGGCAAATGTCGCTGCTGATTTTTTTATTGGCGAGTACGGTAGCCGTCATGTTCTCCTTTGTCTACGGAAGAATTTTGTATCGCCCCTTGAGAAGCTTGCTTCGTCGGATTTTAAACAATCCGACGGTCGACTCGGCACCCGGCGGCAGCGATGAATTTGGGATCATCGATCAGCTCTACCATAAGGTGCTGAACAACAAGGCGCATTTGGAGACGTTCCTCGATACGAACAAAGATTTGATGCGGAACCAGCTGTTGTTTAATGTCGTCGAGGGACGGGAATTAAATGAAGGCGCCATTCGCGAGAAACTGTCGTTGCTCGGGGGAGATCTCCCTTTCGACTATTTTTTCGCTGTTTTCATTAAAGGTTTTAAAATGGAGATTTGGGATAAGGCTTCGTATCATGATTCGGCGGCCGGAAAACTGTCCGCTTATATGCTGGCCGAGGAATTGATGGAAAAGTACGCATTAAAGGGCCTGGCGTTCGAGATGGATTCCGATACCGTTGTACTTCTCGTCAATTCGGATAATCAGGATGAGAATAGGAAGAATCATTTTGTCAAAGAAATGAAAAGTGCCATGATAGAGCTTGTGCCCTTTCCTCTGCGAATCGGCGTTGGGGGCTATGTCAGCGGGTGGGCGCAAATTTACGAATCATGCAGGCAAGCGCGCTATTCTCTCGTTTACCACACCGACGTTTCGAGTGATATGGCATTACCAACCATGCAGGTTGCTTTTTATGAAAAGAAAATATGCTATAGCTTGGCGAATGCAGATGAGAGCGGCGTGATGCAGGCTGTTGATGATTTGATCAGCTATGCCAAAGGGAAATCGTCCATCACGTGGACGCAAAACATGAATATGTGGCTACAAGTATTGTCCGCTTCCATCAAAAAGCTGGAAGAACTCCATGTTATCCTGTATCAGGAGCTTATGCAAAGAGCGGTTTATCATGAGCTCGCTAACCTGGAATCCGCTCAGGATCTCCAAAGCTGGGTGAAGCGATTTTACAAGGAAATCATCTCCCGCCTTCATGACTTGGACGAGAAGAGTGATACCCATGGCAAAGTGGAAATGGCAAAGACCATGATCGGGGAACAGTACGATCAAGAGCTGACGCTCGAATCCTTAGCCGGGCAAATAGGTTTGAATCCGGCCTATTTCAGCAAACTGTTCAAGGATGGAACGGGCATCAATTATGTGGAATACGTGAACAAGCTGCGGATCAACAAAAGTAAAGAGCTCCTTCAGAGGTTCCCCCATATGCCGCTGGATGAAGTGGCAAAGAAAGTAGGCTATCACAATACGCAAAGCTTTAACCGTTTCTTTAAGAAGTATGAATCGTGTACACCAGGACAATATCGGCGTCAACTGAATTAA
- a CDS encoding type 2 periplasmic-binding domain-containing protein: protein MRKVGTASLLLSASIALLVSACSKTGSEVTPSGGNTGEPTKTGKVKISILNGLWDLPAGVDPNKNKWTDVISKAFPDLEINWILAPRDAAQFEQKKQLLMGSGQFPNLVLATKTDMVNWANNGMIIPVDEFVTNNMPNLKNYLNEEDMKNGKYLGKQYLIPTPLSSLQNPLVTYIRKDWLDKLKLPVPQTTEELMNVMKAFANQDPDGNGKKDTFGFASQKNLIFMDSTLALSFRVNLDTQNKNINWHRVNGKLLPDIVAPGAKEALAYFKEMYASGVYDKESLVLDYSKLEEKLTSGKYGAATFYDSAMRGRINNNIKKADPNAEFIVLTPPKGPQGGQGVPRGDNVGNLFAVTKGTTPEQATAIAKLLNWFMEKDTSVNYNKTLGDALNMGVLGVNSELLGEKFLSEMPASKATEEAKADNYRFSYRLLYSSTHMLPDDKMIEFGKLSDATKPGTSDDMKIQSQYGVKNALKIAGPKASQYLPDLITYFDEIKMKIVTGGEPLETFDKWVDYFYKNHGQEIIDEANSMNN, encoded by the coding sequence ATGAGAAAAGTAGGAACGGCTTCGCTCCTGTTGTCGGCGTCAATCGCGCTGCTTGTGTCGGCTTGCTCAAAAACCGGTTCCGAGGTGACCCCTTCCGGTGGGAATACAGGGGAACCGACCAAGACGGGGAAGGTTAAGATCTCCATTCTGAACGGGTTGTGGGATCTTCCGGCCGGCGTGGATCCCAATAAGAACAAATGGACGGATGTCATCAGCAAAGCATTTCCGGATCTCGAAATCAATTGGATTCTCGCCCCCCGCGACGCAGCGCAGTTCGAGCAAAAGAAACAGCTGCTGATGGGATCGGGACAATTTCCAAATCTGGTGCTCGCGACCAAAACGGATATGGTGAACTGGGCGAACAACGGCATGATTATTCCGGTTGACGAATTCGTAACGAATAATATGCCCAATTTGAAAAACTACCTGAATGAAGAAGATATGAAAAACGGCAAGTATCTTGGCAAGCAGTATCTGATTCCGACTCCGCTGTCGAGTTTGCAAAATCCGTTGGTCACGTATATTCGCAAGGATTGGCTGGATAAGCTGAAGCTTCCGGTCCCGCAAACAACGGAGGAGCTCATGAATGTGATGAAGGCGTTTGCGAATCAGGATCCTGACGGAAACGGCAAGAAGGATACGTTCGGATTCGCCAGCCAAAAAAATCTGATCTTCATGGACAGCACGCTTGCCTTGTCGTTCAGGGTGAATTTGGATACTCAAAACAAAAATATTAACTGGCATCGGGTGAACGGCAAGCTGCTGCCCGATATCGTGGCCCCCGGCGCGAAAGAAGCCCTTGCCTACTTTAAGGAAATGTATGCGAGCGGGGTTTATGACAAGGAGTCGTTGGTGCTCGACTACAGTAAGCTGGAAGAAAAGTTGACCAGCGGAAAATACGGCGCCGCCACGTTTTATGATTCGGCTATGCGCGGAAGAATCAACAACAATATCAAGAAAGCAGATCCGAATGCGGAGTTTATCGTGCTTACTCCTCCGAAAGGGCCTCAAGGCGGGCAAGGGGTTCCGCGCGGGGATAACGTAGGAAACTTGTTCGCGGTTACCAAGGGCACGACACCTGAGCAAGCTACCGCTATTGCGAAGCTATTGAACTGGTTTATGGAGAAGGACACTTCGGTCAATTATAACAAAACGTTGGGCGATGCCCTGAATATGGGGGTGCTGGGCGTCAACAGCGAGCTGTTAGGAGAGAAATTCTTATCGGAAATGCCTGCTTCGAAGGCGACGGAAGAAGCGAAAGCGGACAATTACCGCTTCTCCTACCGGCTGCTCTATTCCTCCACGCATATGCTTCCCGACGATAAAATGATCGAATTCGGCAAGCTTAGCGATGCGACCAAACCAGGCACTTCCGACGATATGAAAATCCAGTCCCAATATGGCGTTAAAAACGCTTTGAAAATTGCCGGACCTAAAGCTTCCCAATATTTGCCGGATTTGATCACCTATTTTGACGAGATCAAAATGAAGATCGTTACCGGAGGCGAGCCGCTCGAGACGTTCGACAAATGGGTCGACTATTTCTATAAAAACCACGGGCAAGAAATCATTGACGAAGCCAACAGCATGAATAATTAA
- a CDS encoding DUF6528 family protein, whose translation MTEPNFVKSTIFADTPRLLAVTDQASKRILLLDPEVPDWKDGRAVKWSWHPNAEHSLHAWGLPSDVKLRHSPHFEGLCMLVTDSYGLAAIVSYPEGGAPRWACDVGGNPHAAELLPDGNMAIAASHGGWVRLYTASQSDAPFHYAEYELPGAHGVLWDPTRQVLWTVGDDYLTALVVSGTSSAPLLQEDPSLRSYLPTRYGHDLSPVYGDTNRLWVTTNYGVYHFDKSAVAWSEPLLTNDPFDLRFVKSIGNFPNGPVVLTKPEEGCLYEWATDKIHQFQEEAVFVKDGAAIYKARIWRPDYC comes from the coding sequence ATGACGGAACCTAATTTCGTAAAATCCACTATATTCGCCGATACGCCCCGCCTCCTGGCGGTAACGGATCAAGCCTCCAAACGAATCCTGTTGCTTGATCCGGAGGTTCCGGATTGGAAGGATGGCAGAGCCGTCAAGTGGTCATGGCATCCGAATGCCGAGCACAGCCTACATGCATGGGGGCTTCCTTCCGACGTAAAATTGCGGCATAGTCCTCACTTCGAAGGATTGTGCATGTTGGTGACGGATTCCTATGGGCTGGCCGCCATCGTATCCTATCCGGAAGGGGGAGCACCCAGGTGGGCTTGCGATGTCGGCGGCAATCCTCACGCGGCGGAACTGCTGCCGGATGGGAATATGGCCATTGCGGCAAGTCATGGAGGATGGGTGAGACTTTACACAGCCTCCCAAAGCGATGCTCCCTTCCACTATGCGGAATACGAGCTTCCCGGAGCTCATGGGGTTCTGTGGGATCCGACTCGACAGGTTCTATGGACGGTAGGGGACGATTACCTCACCGCCTTGGTCGTATCGGGGACGTCTTCAGCTCCCTTGCTGCAGGAGGATCCCTCGCTTCGCAGCTACTTGCCGACGAGGTACGGCCACGATTTATCCCCTGTTTATGGCGACACTAACCGCCTCTGGGTGACGACGAATTACGGTGTCTATCATTTCGATAAATCGGCCGTCGCGTGGTCGGAGCCTCTTCTGACGAACGATCCGTTTGATCTTCGTTTCGTGAAAAGCATCGGGAATTTCCCCAATGGCCCCGTTGTATTAACAAAACCGGAAGAGGGCTGCCTCTACGAATGGGCTACCGACAAGATTCATCAGTTCCAAGAAGAGGCAGTGTTTGTCAAAGACGGCGCCGCCATTTATAAGGCGCGTATATGGCGGCCGGATTATTGCTAG
- a CDS encoding alpha-galactosidase, with translation MTEIEMKGKRDSFWLLRDLASGKTYPISAPSFEIDGETIPVELAGVQLIRTCALANGSHEFELQGPLMSHPFLSVKLVFRMAYDNPIIRFRYSLMSVRECQMTKTHGEDSILYFSFHAMGSAKEVRFSEFNEMVHSYTMTETEVRQEQFEANQWIMGPMMVSTLDNLTSLIAYEHGSQYPDAYLAFALKGNRSVRVRAVKGNYYKGRLIGPRSSYDTIWFEAGICAGDETSMAAYYRQFVLRYLSLNNESRKPYLFYNTWAFQERNKHWYQKSYLDSMNFARMDAEIDRAHAIGIEVFVIDTGWYDKTGDWQVNEARFPDRMHLIKAKLDNYGMKLGLWFDPKAAAASSRMLSHNINNRQSYNGKVYDKHPVWETEESSPMCLVSDYAVDFADELIRLHREIGVTYFKWDAIGQYGCNDPDHHHGNTHCSLEEREQCYAFELPLYLTRIVEKVTSQCPDAIIDLDITEGYRCAGLSFLSAGKFFLLNNGPYFANFDISKNVDIQFSNENLFFHPGPARGWICRSPLTYDKWIPTVLLLTHYLADDPKESQRINIGSLILGQNGIWGDLLNLSAEGVDLMAKCLSLYKQVRDEITKATIRRTGLPGSNGEVYEKIDPSTGKGVMVAFASSFGKPWGTPRPTQCQYISFEKVDRNAWVSEGGEVQFDSAGRAVLSCTFDKPTACIAFFGIDNDS, from the coding sequence ATGACTGAAATCGAGATGAAAGGAAAGCGGGATTCCTTTTGGCTGCTTCGCGATTTGGCCTCGGGTAAGACCTATCCGATCAGTGCGCCGAGCTTTGAGATCGACGGCGAAACGATACCTGTAGAACTTGCCGGCGTGCAGCTCATCCGAACCTGCGCTCTGGCGAACGGAAGTCATGAGTTTGAACTGCAGGGCCCGTTGATGTCGCATCCATTTCTAAGCGTCAAGCTGGTTTTTCGAATGGCGTACGACAACCCCATCATTCGATTTCGATATTCGTTGATGAGTGTTCGCGAGTGCCAAATGACCAAGACTCATGGCGAAGATTCCATCCTATACTTTTCATTCCATGCCATGGGATCCGCCAAAGAGGTGCGTTTCTCCGAGTTTAACGAGATGGTCCATAGTTATACCATGACCGAAACGGAGGTTAGGCAGGAGCAATTCGAAGCCAATCAATGGATTATGGGGCCCATGATGGTTAGCACCTTGGACAACCTGACTTCCTTGATCGCCTATGAACACGGGTCTCAATATCCGGATGCCTACCTTGCCTTTGCACTAAAGGGAAACCGAAGTGTTCGTGTTCGTGCGGTGAAAGGCAACTACTATAAGGGAAGACTGATTGGCCCCCGTTCTTCCTACGACACGATCTGGTTTGAGGCAGGCATCTGTGCAGGGGATGAAACAAGCATGGCTGCCTACTATCGGCAATTCGTTCTCCGGTATCTCAGCCTAAATAACGAATCCAGGAAACCGTATTTGTTTTACAATACCTGGGCCTTTCAGGAAAGAAATAAACATTGGTACCAGAAGTCGTACTTGGATTCCATGAATTTTGCTCGAATGGATGCGGAGATCGACAGAGCGCACGCGATTGGAATCGAAGTCTTCGTCATCGATACGGGATGGTACGATAAAACAGGCGACTGGCAAGTGAATGAGGCTCGATTTCCGGACAGAATGCATTTGATCAAGGCCAAGTTGGATAATTACGGGATGAAATTGGGGCTGTGGTTCGATCCCAAGGCCGCGGCAGCCAGCAGCCGAATGCTTTCCCATAACATAAACAATCGTCAATCCTATAACGGAAAGGTCTATGATAAGCATCCGGTTTGGGAAACCGAAGAAAGCTCGCCCATGTGCTTGGTGAGCGACTATGCCGTTGACTTCGCTGATGAATTAATCCGGTTACACCGGGAAATCGGAGTGACTTATTTTAAATGGGATGCGATTGGTCAATATGGCTGCAACGACCCTGACCACCATCACGGCAATACCCATTGTTCATTAGAGGAAAGGGAACAATGCTATGCTTTTGAGCTCCCGCTTTATCTGACTCGTATTGTGGAAAAGGTGACCTCTCAGTGTCCTGACGCCATCATCGATTTGGACATTACGGAAGGATATCGTTGTGCAGGGCTGAGCTTCTTGTCCGCCGGAAAGTTCTTCCTTCTTAATAATGGTCCGTACTTTGCAAATTTCGATATTTCCAAAAATGTAGATATTCAGTTTTCTAATGAGAACCTGTTTTTTCATCCCGGTCCTGCACGGGGTTGGATCTGCCGGTCGCCGCTGACCTACGACAAGTGGATCCCTACCGTCCTTTTGTTAACCCACTATTTAGCGGATGATCCAAAAGAATCACAACGGATCAATATCGGATCACTCATTCTTGGCCAGAATGGGATTTGGGGGGATTTGTTGAACCTATCGGCGGAAGGCGTGGACTTGATGGCAAAATGCCTATCCTTGTACAAGCAGGTTCGTGATGAAATCACGAAAGCCACCATAAGGCGTACAGGATTGCCGGGCAGTAATGGAGAAGTATATGAAAAAATCGACCCTTCGACCGGAAAAGGGGTTATGGTCGCATTCGCCAGTTCCTTCGGCAAGCCGTGGGGGACCCCCCGGCCTACCCAATGTCAATATATCAGCTTCGAAAAGGTAGACCGGAACGCGTGGGTTTCCGAGGGGGGAGAGGTACAGTTCGATTCCGCGGGAAGAGCGGTTTTGAGCTGCACGTTCGATAAACCAACCGCCTGCATAGCATTCTTTGGCATAGATAACGATTCTTAA